One Vigna unguiculata cultivar IT97K-499-35 chromosome 7, ASM411807v1, whole genome shotgun sequence genomic region harbors:
- the LOC114191910 gene encoding F-box protein SKIP22-like, with the protein MKLRLRSLESKETLKIDVPNSCSLQQLIDTVSHTISSSSSSLHLSLNRKDEIRASSPNDSLHSLGVAAGDLIFYSLNPNAFSHETLPHKPETASRDRPTIQNSQETVACDAPSNPTVEKHPSLDSAEVETVEMVNGSDEAVVVSTNSEPFFVRRVLKEALGNNVSDFKLLVFTVHGVILESGFVRIDKDSGMAVSCSHLLDDSPSAFSSVISLRYALPEILVNGASHSVNLKFQTLGHFVNVCGSLSDDTGSRLHYVCLDRRKYVRPLELMLANSESKGSVNDGEEISFGNEVFEMWKMVKDRLALPLLIDLCEKAGLDLPPCFMRLPMELKLLILERLPGVDLAKVACTCSELRYLSTSNELWKKKYIEEFGQGETRGWLFKDLFAVSWETKKRSQGVPFRRQGVSRHFILPPNPFRMPPAPPIWGGEYGVQPFFGVAFPRYQPGRIIIPPCTLRDFNP; encoded by the coding sequence ATGAAACTGAGACTCAGATCCTTGGAATCCAAAGAAACCCTAAAAATCGATGTCCCCAATTCATGTTCTCTGCAGCAACTCATTGACACCGTTTCTCACAccatctcttcttcttcctcttctctgCACCTTTCCCTCAACAGAAAGGACGAAATTCGCGCCTCTTCGCCGAACGACTCTCTTCACTCCCTTGGCGTCGCCGCCGGCGACCTCATATTCTACTCTCTCAACCCCAACGCCTTCTCCCACGAAACCCTCCCCCACAAGCCAGAAACCGCTTCTCGCGACCGACCCACCATCCAAAACTCTCAGGAAACCGTCGCCTGCGACGCGCCCTCGAACCCCACCGTGGAAAAGCATCCGAGTTTGGATTCAGCGGAGGTTGAAACTGTCGAAATGGTTAATGGATCTGACGAGGCGGTGGTGGTGAGTACCAATTCAGAACCTTTCTTTGTGAGAAGGGTTTTAAAAGAAGCCCTCGGAAACAACGTCAGTGATTTCAAGTTGTTAGTTTTTACGGTCCACGGTGTGATTCTTGAGTCTGGGTTTGTTCGAATCGACAAGGATTCGGGTATGGCGGTCAGTTGTTCTCACCTTCTTGATGATTCTCCTTCTGCGTTTTCTTCGGTGATATCGTTGAGGTATGCCCTGCCTGAAATTCTGGTTAATGGTGCTTCGCATAGTGtgaatttgaaatttcagaCATTGGGGCATTTTGTGAATGTTTGTGGGTCGTTGTCTGATGATACTGGGTCGAGGTTGCACTATGTTTGTCTGGATAGACGTAAATATGTCAGGCCATTAGAGTTGATGCTGGCAAATTCTGAATCTAAGGGCAGTGTTAATGACGGGGAAGAGATTAGCTTTGGGAACGAAGTTTTTGAAATGTGGAAAATGGTGAAAGACAGGCTTGCATTACCACTGTTGATTGATCTTTGTGAAAAGGCTGGATTGGATCTTCCACCTTGTTTCATGCGGTTACCGATGGAGCTTAAGCTCTTGATTTTGGAGCGTCTTCCCGGTGTTGATTTGGCCAAAGTAGCTTGCACCTGTTCAGAGTTGCGATACTTGTCAACCAGCAATGAGTTGTGGAAGAAGAAGTATATAGAGGAGTTTGGGCAAGGCGAGACTAGAGGATGGCTTTTCAAGGATTTGTTTGCAGTGTCCTGGGAAACAAAAAAGAGATCGCAAGGGGTTCCTTTTCGACGACAAGGGGTTTCAAGACACTTTATTCTCCCACCCAACCCTTTTAGAATGCCTCCTGCTCCTCCAATTTGGGGTGGAGAATATGGTGTGCAGCCATTCTTTGGTGTTGCATTCCCTAGGTACCAGCCAGGCCGGATTATCATTCCTCCGTGTACTCTGAGAGATTTCAACCCATAA